A single window of Brassica napus cultivar Da-Ae unplaced genomic scaffold, Da-Ae ScsIHWf_900;HRSCAF=1275, whole genome shotgun sequence DNA harbors:
- the LOC106392487 gene encoding pectin acetylesterase 2 has translation MKKLLLSLTLFGLTLLILPVNGIMEFDEMEWFTSFNGTKVFKTESDVYSEAKFPMVGLTLIQSAAAKGAVCLDGSLPGYHLHRGFGSGAKNWLVQLEGGGWCDTIRNCVYRKTSRRGSSKYMEKNMPFTGILSDKAAENPDFYNWNRVKVRYCDGGSFSGDSENKAAQLQFRGKRIWLAAMEDLMAKGMRQSKQALLSGCSAGGLAAILRCDDFGDMFSPSTRVKCLSDAGFFLDAIDVSGGRSLRRLYAGVVKLQNLETKLSKDCLNRLNPTSCFFPQNLINQIKTPLFILNAAYDSWQIQESLAPKSADPSGSWHDCRLDYTKCNSTQIQFLQGFRTRMVNLIKGFAKPSKNGVFLNSCFAHCQTERHDTWYSQNSPAVNKKGIAVAVGDWYFERGGAKLIDCAYPCDKTCHNLVFRG, from the exons ATGAAGAAGCTTCTATTGAGTTTGACTCTGTTTGGTCTCACTCTCCTAATCCTTCCCGTAAATGGGATTATGGAGTTTGATGAAATGGAATGGTTTACAAGTTTCAATGGAACAAAGGTGTTTAAGACAGAAAGTGATGTTTATTCTGAAGCGAAGTTTCCAATGGTAGGACTCACTCTTATTCAATCTGCTGCTGCTAAAGGAGCAG TGTGTCTAGATGGAAGTCTTCCTGGATACCACTTGCATCGCGGGTTTGGTTCAGGAGCAAAAAATTGGCTAGTTCAATTGGAG GGAGGTGGATGGTGTGATACCATTAGAAATTGCGTATACCGCAAAACAAGTCGTCGTGGATCGTCTAAGTATATGGAGAAAAATATGCCTTTTACAGGAATCCTAAGTGACAAAGCCGCGGAGAATCCAG ACTTTTATAACTGGAATAGAGTAAAAGTTAGGTACTGTGACGGTGGATCCTTTAGTGGAGACAGCGAAAATAAG GCTGCACAACTTCAGTTTAGAGGAAAAAGAATATGGTTAGCAGCTATGGAAGATTTGATGGCAAAGGGAATGCGTCAAAGTAAACAG GCTCTGCTCTCTGGATGTTCTGCTGGAGGTCTTGCCGCGATTTTGCGCTGTGATGATTTTGGGGATATGTTTTCTCCTTCCACTAGAGTGAAATGTTTGAGTGATGCTGGCTTTTTCCTTGACGC CATCGATGTCTCTGGAGGTCGATCTCTTAGGCGTTTATATGCTGGTGTGGTGAAGTTACAG AATCTGGAAACAAAGCTCTCTAAGGACTGTCTAAACCGTCTTAATCCAACTTCG TGTTTTTTCCCACAAAACCTAATCAACCAAATCAAGACTCCATTGTTTATTCTAAATGCTGCATACGATTCGTGGCAG ATCCAAGAGAGTTTAGCTCCCAAATCTGCAGATCCAAGTGGAAGTTGGCATGATTGTAGACTTGACTACACCAAGTGCAATTCAACTCAGATCCAGTTCTTGCAAG GTTTCAGGACTCGTATGGTAAATTTAATCAAAGGTTTCGCGAAGCCGAGTAAGAACGGAGTGTTTCTTAACTCGTGCTTTGCTCATTGCCAAACAGAGAGGCATGACACATGGTATTCCCAAAACTCTCCTGCGGTTAACAAAAAG GGGATTGCAGTAGCTGTGGGAGATTGGTATTTCGAAAGAGGAGGAGCAAAGCTCATAGACTGTGCTTATCCTTGTGACAAAACTTGCCACAATTTAGTCTTTAGAGGATAA